In Chitinophagales bacterium, a single genomic region encodes these proteins:
- a CDS encoding S41 family peptidase, translated as MQVFQSLKGKIMVGVIAIAAIGSISLTNISFFDINKNLDVFGSLYKELNTLYVDTLDHESLVRSGIESMLNQIDPYTNYIAEEDAEDYRLQTTGKYAGIGALIGNRDEYVIITEPYEGFPAAKGGLRAGDRVIEVDGKGVRAYKTDDVSKLLKGKPGTEVLLKIKRLNAEGKEDELTVKLQREEIKIRNVSYYGLVDSSIAYIRLTNFTMRAGQEVRSALQEMAKAKKLKGIVLDVRGNPGGLLDEAINTANVFVDRNTEIVSVKGRSKEDTYARKTFADAVDTQLPMVVLADGNSASAAEIVAGSLQDLDRAVVIGQRTFGKGLVQTTKPLPYNTKVKITTAKYYIPSGRCIQAINYAERDSTGRVTRVPDSLRTAFKTKAGRVVYDGAGIEPDIKTEPEKIHNLTITLYARNYIFDYATEYRAKHSSIPAAKDFRLTDAEYNDFVKWVSSKEHNYTTRSEKILEGFKAATQQENYYDNIQAEFDSLHQKILYDKKQDLFKQKKQIQMFLEEEIASRYYLNTGRSEVQNHYDTDLRKAVEVINTPSRVVQILNKQ; from the coding sequence ATGCAGGTATTCCAAAGCCTTAAAGGCAAGATAATGGTGGGTGTAATTGCCATTGCCGCAATTGGCAGTATTTCTCTTACCAACATTTCCTTTTTCGACATCAATAAAAACCTCGATGTTTTTGGTTCACTCTATAAGGAACTGAATACATTGTATGTAGATACATTAGATCACGAAAGTTTGGTGCGCTCCGGCATAGAGAGTATGCTAAACCAAATAGATCCATACACAAACTACATTGCCGAAGAAGATGCTGAAGATTACCGCCTGCAAACCACCGGAAAGTATGCCGGTATTGGTGCGCTTATTGGCAATAGAGATGAGTATGTAATTATCACCGAGCCATATGAAGGTTTTCCGGCAGCCAAAGGTGGATTGCGTGCTGGCGATAGAGTGATAGAGGTGGATGGGAAGGGTGTGCGCGCCTACAAAACCGATGATGTAAGTAAATTGTTGAAAGGCAAACCAGGTACAGAAGTACTATTGAAAATTAAACGATTGAATGCCGAAGGTAAAGAGGATGAGCTTACCGTGAAGTTACAGCGAGAAGAAATTAAAATACGCAATGTTTCTTATTACGGATTGGTAGATAGCAGCATTGCTTATATTAGGCTAACCAACTTTACCATGCGGGCAGGACAAGAAGTTAGAAGTGCATTGCAAGAAATGGCAAAAGCCAAGAAACTGAAAGGTATAGTGTTGGATGTGCGCGGCAATCCGGGAGGTCTTTTAGACGAAGCTATAAATACCGCCAATGTTTTTGTAGATAGAAATACTGAAATTGTAAGTGTAAAAGGAAGAAGCAAAGAAGACACGTATGCGCGGAAAACATTTGCCGATGCAGTAGATACCCAATTACCTATGGTGGTTTTGGCCGATGGCAATTCAGCCTCCGCTGCAGAAATAGTTGCAGGCTCCTTGCAAGATTTAGATCGTGCCGTTGTTATTGGGCAGCGAACTTTTGGTAAGGGATTAGTGCAAACAACAAAACCGTTGCCGTACAATACCAAAGTAAAAATTACTACAGCCAAGTATTATATTCCTAGTGGTAGATGTATTCAAGCCATTAACTATGCCGAGCGCGATAGTACCGGAAGAGTTACCCGCGTGCCAGATTCGCTGCGCACAGCCTTTAAAACCAAAGCAGGAAGAGTGGTGTACGATGGTGCAGGAATTGAGCCGGATATTAAGACCGAGCCGGAGAAAATTCACAACCTTACTATTACATTGTATGCCCGCAATTATATTTTTGATTATGCCACCGAGTATAGAGCAAAACACAGCAGCATTCCGGCAGCTAAAGATTTTCGCTTAACCGATGCCGAATACAACGATTTTGTAAAATGGGTTTCGAGCAAAGAGCACAACTATACCACACGCAGCGAAAAAATTCTTGAAGGATTTAAAGCTGCAACTCAACAAGAAAATTACTACGATAATATTCAAGCAGAGTTTGATTCGCTTCATCAAAAAATTCTTTACGATAAAAAGCAAGATTTATTTAAGCAGAAGAAGCAAATACAAATGTTTTTAGAAGAAGAAATTGCTTCGCGCTACTATTTAAATACAGGTAGGAGCGAAGTGCAAAACCATTACGATACCGATTTAAGAAAAGCAGTGGAAGTAATCAATACACCCAGCCGAGTAGTCCAAATTTTAAACAAGCAGTAA
- a CDS encoding S41 family peptidase has protein sequence MNFSIKKIGIVAVGATVLFASYAFGNRYFQISKNLDILAAVYREVNVSYVDEQDPSKLMRNLIDGMLKTLDPYTNYFSQSQVETARMEQTGKFGGIGVKVEMQDGIAVITHVEKGLPAYESNLKPGDRIIEIDGTVTKGKAKEDVERFLRGQPNSTMSIKVEKVIAAEKYETQTLSLSRIETQETNVPYFGMITENTGVVRLKIFNENAARDVKNAFDSLKRSNPAMKSLILDLRGNPGGLLQEAVKIVNIFIDRNQLVVSTKGKVPEWNTSFKTLDAPTDTKIPIAVITDNMSASASEIVSGSLQDLDRGIVVGQKTYGKGLVQITKNLSYNTVLKVTTAKYYIPSGRCIQAINYAEKNTDGSVKRIPDSLKTAFKTKAGRTVYDGGGIDPDVVIPKKEISKIAQQLEAKHLLFDYATLFALQHKGIASPKDFKLSDADFSAFLQFIQNKDYSYSTESEKLLEELKNAAEEEKYFDAIKEKYETIKAKLAHDKQQDVIKSRKEITALLEAEIVGRYYFDAGFEQRQMLSDDRIAKALEILNDMPKYNEILSAKK, from the coding sequence ATGAATTTTTCAATAAAGAAAATAGGAATAGTAGCAGTAGGCGCAACTGTATTGTTTGCATCGTATGCCTTTGGAAACCGCTACTTTCAAATATCCAAGAACTTAGATATTCTGGCAGCGGTGTACCGCGAGGTAAATGTTTCTTACGTAGATGAGCAAGATCCGAGCAAGCTCATGCGCAACCTTATAGACGGCATGCTTAAAACACTCGATCCATATACCAACTATTTTAGCCAAAGCCAGGTAGAAACTGCCCGCATGGAGCAAACCGGAAAATTTGGTGGCATAGGTGTTAAGGTAGAAATGCAAGATGGTATTGCTGTAATTACCCATGTAGAAAAAGGCTTGCCTGCGTATGAAAGCAATTTAAAACCCGGAGATAGAATTATTGAAATAGATGGCACGGTTACTAAAGGAAAAGCAAAAGAAGATGTTGAGCGATTCCTACGTGGGCAGCCCAACTCAACCATGAGCATTAAGGTAGAAAAAGTAATTGCTGCAGAAAAGTACGAAACGCAAACATTATCGCTTTCGCGAATAGAAACGCAAGAAACAAATGTGCCCTACTTTGGTATGATTACAGAAAATACAGGTGTGGTACGCCTTAAAATCTTTAATGAAAATGCAGCGCGTGATGTGAAGAATGCCTTCGATAGTTTAAAACGCAGCAATCCGGCAATGAAAAGTTTGATATTGGACTTGCGCGGAAATCCCGGTGGGTTATTGCAAGAAGCAGTTAAGATTGTAAACATATTTATAGACAGAAATCAGTTGGTTGTATCTACCAAAGGTAAAGTACCGGAATGGAATACTTCCTTTAAAACCTTAGATGCTCCTACCGATACCAAAATTCCCATTGCCGTAATTACAGATAATATGAGCGCTTCGGCATCCGAGATTGTTTCGGGCAGCTTACAAGATTTAGATCGCGGTATTGTAGTGGGGCAAAAAACTTATGGAAAAGGATTGGTGCAAATAACTAAAAACCTAAGCTATAACACTGTTTTAAAAGTTACTACCGCAAAGTATTACATACCAAGCGGCAGGTGTATTCAGGCAATAAACTATGCCGAGAAAAATACCGATGGTAGCGTAAAGCGTATTCCCGACTCGTTGAAGACAGCTTTTAAAACCAAAGCAGGAAGAACTGTTTACGATGGTGGCGGCATAGATCCGGATGTGGTGATTCCCAAAAAGGAAATCAGCAAAATTGCACAGCAACTTGAAGCAAAACATTTACTCTTCGATTATGCAACACTTTTTGCATTGCAACATAAAGGCATTGCTTCTCCCAAAGATTTTAAGTTGAGCGATGCAGATTTTAGTGCGTTTCTACAGTTTATTCAGAATAAAGATTACTCCTATTCAACTGAAAGCGAAAAGTTGTTGGAAGAGTTGAAGAATGCAGCTGAAGAAGAAAAGTATTTCGATGCTATTAAAGAAAAATACGAAACCATAAAAGCAAAACTGGCACACGATAAACAGCAAGATGTAATAAAATCCAGAAAGGAAATTACAGCCTTGTTAGAAGCAGAAATTGTTGGTCGTTATTATTTTGATGCAGGCTTTGAACAGCGGCAAATGCTTAGCGATGACCGCATAGCTAAAGCATTAGAAATACTAAACGATATGCCTAAGTACAATGAAATATTAAGCGCTAAGAAATAA
- a CDS encoding HD domain-containing protein, which yields MQTKIDLSHPVFEAVKKAAAKLQVETYVVGGYVRDQLLQRPCKDFDFVCVGSGIELATATAAELSADIHPVVFKNFGTANFKWHGADVEFVGARKESYDRNSRKPAVEEGTLQDDQNRRDFTINALAVSLNAHNYGALLDSFGGIADLNSKTIRTPLDPDITFSDDPLRMMRAIRFATQLDFEIFPETLQAIQRNAERIHIISQERISDELNKIILAKKPSKGFILLEETGLLKIIFPEFQALKGVENYEGKGHKDNFFHTLQVLDNITRTTKNLWLRWAAVLHDIAKPPTKRFVPGEGWTFHGHEVLGSKWVPKIFKRMKLPMGTEMKFVQKMVFLHLRPIALTKEEITDAALRRLLFEAGDDIESLLMLCEADITTKNKQKMVRYLERFERVREKLKEVEEKDRIRNFQPPVSGELIMDTFNIAPGKEIGIIKEAIKEAILEGTIQNDFEQAFAMMLKMGSEMGLKKSNNKK from the coding sequence ATGCAAACAAAAATAGACTTATCGCATCCCGTTTTTGAAGCTGTAAAAAAAGCCGCAGCCAAACTACAAGTAGAAACCTATGTGGTAGGCGGCTATGTACGCGACCAATTACTTCAGCGCCCATGCAAAGATTTTGATTTTGTATGCGTAGGAAGCGGCATAGAATTGGCTACCGCCACAGCCGCAGAGCTAAGTGCCGATATTCACCCTGTGGTATTTAAAAATTTTGGCACAGCCAACTTTAAATGGCACGGAGCAGATGTAGAATTTGTGGGCGCACGAAAAGAATCGTACGATAGAAACTCCAGAAAACCCGCAGTAGAAGAAGGCACTTTACAAGACGACCAAAATCGGAGAGATTTTACCATAAATGCACTCGCGGTTTCACTAAACGCTCACAATTACGGAGCATTGCTAGATAGCTTTGGCGGCATTGCCGATTTAAACTCCAAAACCATACGCACACCGCTCGACCCCGATATTACTTTTAGCGATGATCCCTTGCGCATGATGCGTGCCATACGCTTTGCCACACAATTAGATTTTGAAATTTTTCCTGAAACGCTGCAAGCAATCCAGCGCAATGCCGAGCGCATTCATATTATTTCGCAAGAAAGAATAAGCGATGAACTCAATAAAATTATCCTTGCAAAAAAACCTTCAAAAGGGTTTATCTTATTGGAAGAAACAGGTTTGCTAAAAATAATATTTCCCGAATTTCAAGCATTGAAAGGTGTAGAAAATTATGAAGGCAAAGGGCATAAAGACAACTTTTTTCACACACTGCAAGTATTAGACAATATTACACGCACCACCAAAAATCTTTGGCTGCGCTGGGCTGCCGTTTTGCACGATATTGCCAAACCACCTACCAAACGGTTTGTTCCCGGAGAAGGGTGGACTTTTCATGGACACGAAGTACTTGGCAGCAAATGGGTTCCCAAGATATTTAAGCGCATGAAACTACCCATGGGAACCGAAATGAAGTTTGTACAGAAAATGGTATTCCTGCACTTGCGCCCCATTGCACTCACTAAAGAAGAAATAACCGATGCTGCCTTAAGAAGATTATTGTTTGAAGCCGGAGATGATATTGAATCTTTACTTATGCTCTGCGAAGCCGATATTACCACTAAGAACAAACAAAAAATGGTTCGCTACTTAGAGCGCTTTGAGCGTGTGCGAGAGAAGCTGAAAGAAGTAGAAGAAAAAGACCGCATTCGCAATTTTCAACCTCCGGTAAGTGGTGAGCTTATTATGGATACATTCAACATTGCTCCCGGAAAGGAAATAGGCATTATTAAGGAAGCAATTAAAGAAGCTATTTTAGAAGGTACTATTCAAAATGATTTTGAACAAGCCTTTGCTATGATGCTAAAAATGGGCTCCGAAATGGGACTAAAAAAGTCTAACAACAAGAAGTAA
- a CDS encoding tetratricopeptide repeat protein, with protein MSEELEKEVQEVETTTANAATNSVGFFDKVQHFFEEKQQLVTYGGAGLLVVIGALVFVFMKWLPDRNLKAQKEMFHAELAFAKDSFNVALNGNGANKGFLEIGNKYSFTKAANLSNYYAGICYLNLKQYDNAVKYLDKFSTSDPILGAVKLNAIGDAYSELGKMDDATSYYKKAASFSKNEVYTPYFLFKAALAYEKQKKYSDAKALLEEISTNYPNSDEGREAEKYLARVNAAI; from the coding sequence ATGTCTGAAGAATTAGAAAAAGAAGTTCAGGAAGTAGAAACAACCACAGCAAATGCTGCTACAAACAGTGTAGGCTTTTTCGATAAAGTGCAACACTTCTTTGAAGAAAAACAACAATTGGTAACCTATGGCGGAGCCGGATTATTGGTAGTAATCGGTGCATTGGTTTTTGTATTTATGAAATGGTTGCCCGATCGCAATTTAAAAGCACAAAAAGAAATGTTTCATGCAGAACTGGCTTTTGCAAAAGATTCATTTAATGTGGCATTAAACGGCAATGGAGCCAATAAAGGCTTTTTAGAAATTGGGAACAAATACAGCTTTACCAAAGCCGCTAATCTTAGCAATTACTATGCCGGTATTTGCTACTTAAACTTAAAGCAATACGATAATGCTGTAAAATATCTCGATAAATTCAGCACTTCAGACCCAATTTTAGGTGCAGTAAAGTTAAATGCCATTGGCGATGCTTATTCAGAATTGGGAAAAATGGACGATGCCACTTCTTACTACAAAAAAGCAGCTTCGTTCTCTAAAAACGAAGTATATACACCTTACTTCCTTTTCAAAGCAGCATTGGCTTACGAAAAGCAAAAAAAATATAGCGATGCCAAAGCCTTGTTAGAAGAAATAAGCACCAACTATCCTAATTCAGACGAAGGTCGCGAAGCAGAAAAATATTTAGCACGAGTAAACGCTGCCATCTAA
- the pdhA gene encoding pyruvate dehydrogenase (acetyl-transferring) E1 component subunit alpha: MATKFTKETYLYWYELMLRLRKFEERAGMLYGQQKIRGFCHLYIGQEAVAAGMMTALRADDRVITAYRDHALAIAKGISSRAAMAELFGKATGCTQGKGGSMHFFSKEHNFFGGHGIVGAQIGLGAGIAFSDQYLDKDNVTICFFGDGAARQGILHETFNMAMMWKLPVIFVCENNGYAMGTSVKRSSNVTQIAKLGEAYDMPSESVDGMKCETVHAAIETAAARARKGEGPTFLEICTYRYKGHSMSDPQKYRTKEEVETYKKLDPIETTLETIVKKKWATPEEIEAISAKVDAEIDDCVQFAEASPYPSNNELFNHIYVQQDYPFMTE, translated from the coding sequence GTGGCAACAAAATTCACAAAAGAAACTTACCTATATTGGTACGAGCTTATGCTGCGCCTGCGCAAGTTTGAGGAGCGTGCCGGTATGCTATACGGGCAACAAAAAATTCGCGGCTTCTGCCATTTATATATTGGGCAAGAAGCAGTAGCGGCAGGTATGATGACGGCACTCCGTGCAGACGACCGCGTAATTACAGCTTATCGCGATCACGCTTTAGCCATAGCTAAAGGTATTTCTTCGCGTGCTGCCATGGCAGAATTGTTTGGTAAAGCAACCGGATGCACACAAGGCAAAGGTGGCTCTATGCACTTCTTTTCCAAAGAACATAACTTTTTTGGCGGACACGGAATTGTGGGCGCTCAAATTGGCTTGGGAGCCGGCATTGCGTTCTCAGACCAATACTTAGATAAAGACAACGTAACCATTTGCTTTTTTGGCGATGGTGCAGCACGCCAAGGCATTCTGCACGAAACATTCAATATGGCAATGATGTGGAAATTGCCAGTAATTTTTGTTTGCGAAAACAACGGCTATGCCATGGGCACTTCGGTGAAAAGAAGTTCAAACGTTACACAAATTGCAAAACTAGGCGAAGCATACGATATGCCATCAGAAAGTGTAGATGGTATGAAATGCGAAACCGTACACGCAGCCATAGAAACAGCTGCAGCGAGAGCGCGCAAAGGCGAAGGTCCTACTTTCTTAGAAATTTGCACCTACCGCTACAAAGGGCACAGCATGAGCGACCCTCAAAAATACCGCACCAAAGAAGAAGTAGAAACCTATAAAAAGTTAGATCCGATAGAAACCACCTTAGAAACTATCGTGAAAAAGAAATGGGCTACTCCCGAAGAAATAGAAGCAATTAGCGCTAAAGTAGATGCCGAAATAGACGATTGTGTACAATTTGCGGAAGCATCGCCTTACCCAAGCAACAATGAATTATTCAACCATATTTATGTGCAGCAGGATTATCCTTTTATGACCGAATAA
- a CDS encoding T9SS type A sorting domain-containing protein produces MGNFLRKLMVLLMALNLSYGFAQVVTIPAANTAGTGNSTVGRKPYGNWWGYERSAAIYTAAEVGYPGTISALGFYVESLSSPADSTPVKIYLKHSPSASFGSAATYASEIASASLVFSGNIYATDLVAGAWITTTLDSTFFYNGTQNLVVLVETNGGSTGIEGQYGKQFRYSTQGSNSFQYWQTDNTPPSSTGTLGSARTNIQLTIAPAPTCSGTPTAGTVSGPASVCAGSAVSLSLSGQTSGVAGITIQWQKSSDSLVFTNKPYNANAATTTDTISTKTYYRVVVKCGTDSAISNVLGVGISAPTACYCVPPLSSGCSLNDLINSFSISSLVNSGSGCNGQANSYINYPESQFTTTLIEGVTYSASVTAGTGSGTHGAAIWIDFNQNGSFADSNEFFLISNSIAASATATNNLVTIPAGITPGKTRLRVRYVYSTTLTLGSSCTSASYGETEDYTVTLSGPVTCTNPPAAGTVTANKTKVCANDSTVLSATGYELGASLQWQVSTDSLSWSDVPSATLASVTSQPVTAPVFYRLKVTCIDSTFSNAVKLETKLCYCASYATNSADTKIDSVFFNTIVTGSPLSTCQTYTDYTNLSTTVQRLVQYPLTVKNGYCGGTHYAGYLGVFVDWNQDGDFADADETVYTFGPTTARASIPVGLVSVPDSAKLGSTTMRVVFREGSAPAACGTYGYGETEDYTIEVTAAPPCNTPTVGGTISGPDSAEANTTGVFVVNGYSGTNFSWEISNSPTGPFTVLGVDNDSLTLLLNAVGTFYGRVKVLANGCASSYSDTFSIVITLSGDEPCNAITANLGKNGPFDFTLYTTSANEVRPLGDSCEVQTRWCDADVAQSVWLKFQAPASGRVYMRAPGGDNRLALWDASDCAGLADSTLGGYTLLAANDDDPNYLTAGSEEYSAFIDTVECLVPGKFYYVQLAPNAWFGQSTDTTSFFLEEAPAKDASFVGMAQAVYCEDASAETLYPATPGGVFSGTGVNNGNEFDPSIAGVGGPYIVTYTLNGCYTFSDTASVSAIPDIASVTIEDIKCFGQQDGSVAITMASGTAPFTFNWSNGTNDSLLANVGAGQYQATITSADNCSSISAQYVVTDSTTALTATTTATDVKCFGNATGSVTVTVQGGEPAYTYAWSNSGTADSVSGVAAGSYSVTVTDKNGCTTTAQDTVSEPASALSATSVATDQVGATNGTITVTATGGTPSYQYAWSNGDTAQNLTAVAGVYTLTVTDANNCTFVLTDTINFVSGVEGVVSGVRRISLYPNPTVGAANLEVELENEKPIGVEVFDAFGKLVLVQNIAAAKHEVISLDMNGFAAGLYSVRVKVAGAFYTKQISIQR; encoded by the coding sequence ATGGGTAATTTTTTACGAAAATTGATGGTGCTGCTTATGGCACTCAATTTAAGTTACGGTTTTGCGCAGGTGGTAACTATACCTGCTGCCAATACCGCAGGTACGGGAAATAGTACCGTTGGAAGAAAACCTTATGGTAATTGGTGGGGCTATGAGCGTTCGGCAGCCATTTATACTGCGGCTGAAGTTGGCTATCCCGGAACAATAAGTGCCTTGGGTTTTTATGTAGAGTCACTTTCTTCTCCGGCAGATTCTACTCCGGTGAAAATTTACTTAAAACATTCGCCTTCTGCTTCGTTTGGCTCAGCCGCTACGTATGCTAGCGAAATAGCTTCTGCCTCGTTGGTGTTTTCCGGCAATATTTATGCTACAGATTTAGTTGCGGGTGCTTGGATTACTACAACTTTAGATTCTACTTTCTTTTATAATGGTACTCAAAATTTAGTAGTACTGGTAGAAACTAATGGTGGAAGTACTGGTATTGAGGGGCAATACGGAAAACAGTTTAGATACAGCACTCAAGGCAGTAACTCATTCCAATATTGGCAGACAGATAATACCCCTCCTTCTTCAACCGGTACTTTGGGTAGTGCTAGGACTAATATCCAATTAACAATTGCACCAGCACCAACTTGTTCTGGCACTCCAACTGCGGGCACGGTAAGTGGTCCGGCTTCGGTGTGTGCAGGTAGTGCTGTTAGCCTTTCGTTAAGTGGGCAAACTTCAGGAGTTGCCGGAATTACCATTCAATGGCAGAAATCGTCTGATAGCTTGGTGTTTACAAATAAGCCATACAATGCCAATGCCGCTACTACAACTGATACTATTAGCACAAAAACATACTACAGAGTTGTTGTAAAGTGTGGTACAGATTCCGCTATCTCTAATGTGTTGGGCGTGGGCATAAGTGCACCAACAGCTTGCTATTGTGTTCCACCTCTTTCTTCTGGATGTTCTTTAAATGACCTTATAAATTCTTTTTCAATTAGTTCGTTGGTGAATTCCGGTTCAGGATGTAATGGACAAGCAAATAGTTATATTAACTATCCTGAAAGCCAATTTACTACTACTTTAATTGAAGGCGTAACATATTCAGCTTCGGTAACTGCTGGCACTGGTTCAGGTACACACGGAGCAGCTATATGGATAGATTTTAACCAAAATGGAAGCTTTGCCGATAGTAATGAGTTTTTCTTAATTTCAAACAGTATTGCTGCTAGCGCTACGGCAACCAATAATCTTGTTACAATTCCTGCCGGTATTACTCCCGGAAAAACAAGGTTGCGCGTTAGATATGTGTATAGCACTACTCTAACTTTAGGAAGTTCTTGCACTAGTGCTTCTTATGGAGAAACTGAAGATTACACAGTAACACTATCCGGTCCGGTAACTTGTACCAATCCACCGGCAGCAGGAACTGTTACAGCAAATAAAACAAAAGTATGTGCTAATGATTCTACTGTTTTAAGTGCTACAGGATACGAATTGGGCGCTTCATTGCAGTGGCAGGTTTCTACCGATTCTTTAAGTTGGAGCGATGTGCCAAGTGCAACTTTAGCTTCTGTAACTTCACAACCGGTTACTGCACCTGTGTTTTATAGATTGAAAGTAACATGTATAGATTCTACTTTTTCTAATGCAGTAAAATTGGAGACAAAACTTTGCTATTGTGCCTCTTATGCTACTAATTCTGCCGATACTAAAATTGACTCTGTATTTTTTAATACAATAGTTACAGGCTCACCACTTAGTACATGCCAAACCTATACAGATTATACCAATCTCTCTACCACTGTACAGCGATTGGTTCAATATCCTCTTACTGTAAAGAATGGTTATTGTGGAGGTACACATTACGCTGGTTATTTAGGTGTTTTTGTTGATTGGAACCAAGATGGCGATTTTGCAGATGCAGATGAAACTGTTTATACCTTTGGGCCTACAACAGCACGCGCTTCTATTCCTGTAGGGCTTGTAAGTGTACCAGATTCTGCTAAGTTGGGTTCTACCACCATGCGTGTAGTGTTTAGAGAAGGTTCTGCTCCAGCTGCTTGTGGTACCTATGGTTATGGCGAAACAGAGGATTATACAATTGAAGTTACAGCGGCTCCTCCATGTAATACGCCAACTGTGGGAGGAACCATTTCAGGACCGGATAGCGCAGAGGCAAATACTACAGGAGTGTTTGTTGTGAACGGCTATTCAGGAACTAACTTCTCTTGGGAAATTTCAAATAGCCCAACAGGACCTTTTACAGTTTTGGGTGTAGATAACGATTCTTTAACTTTATTGCTAAACGCGGTAGGTACATTCTATGGCCGTGTTAAAGTATTGGCAAATGGTTGCGCTTCTTCTTATTCAGATACATTCTCTATTGTAATTACACTTTCTGGCGATGAGCCTTGTAATGCCATTACAGCTAATTTGGGTAAGAATGGACCTTTTGATTTTACGCTTTATACTACCTCTGCTAATGAAGTTCGTCCTTTGGGCGATAGTTGCGAAGTTCAAACCAGATGGTGCGATGCAGATGTAGCTCAATCTGTATGGTTAAAATTCCAAGCACCAGCATCCGGTAGAGTGTATATGAGAGCTCCGGGTGGCGATAACCGCTTGGCATTATGGGATGCAAGTGATTGTGCCGGATTGGCAGATTCAACTTTAGGCGGTTATACTTTGTTGGCTGCAAATGACGATGATCCAAACTACTTAACTGCAGGAAGTGAAGAGTATTCAGCTTTTATTGATACCGTAGAGTGTTTGGTACCGGGTAAATTCTATTATGTACAATTGGCTCCTAATGCTTGGTTTGGTCAATCTACAGATACTACTAGTTTCTTCTTAGAGGAAGCACCTGCAAAGGATGCCAGCTTTGTTGGCATGGCTCAGGCTGTTTACTGTGAAGATGCATCTGCCGAAACATTGTATCCTGCAACTCCGGGAGGTGTGTTCTCTGGTACTGGTGTGAATAACGGAAATGAATTCGATCCAAGTATTGCCGGAGTGGGCGGACCTTACATTGTTACTTATACTTTAAATGGTTGTTACACTTTTAGCGATACAGCTTCGGTTTCTGCAATACCTGATATTGCCAGTGTAACTATTGAAGACATAAAATGTTTTGGACAGCAAGATGGTTCTGTTGCTATTACAATGGCAAGCGGAACAGCTCCATTTACATTTAACTGGAGCAATGGAACTAATGATTCTTTATTGGCAAATGTTGGTGCAGGACAATACCAAGCTACCATTACCAGTGCCGATAACTGCTCAAGCATATCTGCACAATATGTGGTAACAGATTCTACTACTGCTTTAACAGCTACAACTACTGCAACCGATGTTAAATGTTTTGGCAATGCCACCGGTTCTGTAACTGTAACTGTACAAGGCGGAGAGCCTGCTTATACTTATGCATGGAGCAATTCCGGTACTGCCGATTCGGTTAGTGGTGTTGCTGCAGGAAGTTATTCTGTAACCGTTACCGATAAAAACGGATGTACAACTACTGCACAAGATACAGTTAGTGAACCTGCATCGGCCTTGTCTGCTACTTCTGTTGCTACCGACCAGGTTGGTGCTACCAATGGTACCATTACTGTAACAGCTACAGGTGGAACACCAAGCTACCAATATGCTTGGAGCAATGGCGATACTGCACAAAACCTTACGGCTGTTGCTGGAGTTTATACACTCACAGTTACCGATGCCAATAATTGTACATTTGTATTAACTGATACCATCAATTTTGTAAGTGGTGTAGAAGGTGTGGTTTCTGGAGTAAGAAGAATTAGCTTATATCCAAATCCAACTGTAGGCGCTGCTAATTTGGAGGTTGAGTTGGAAAATGAAAAACCAATTGGCGTTGAAGTATTTGATGCCTTTGGTAAATTAGTTTTAGTACAAAACATTGCTGCTGCTAAACACGAAGTTATCAGCTTAGATATGAACGGCTTTGCCGCAGGTTTGTATAGTGTTCGTGTAAAAGTTGCGGGAGCATTCTATACTAAACAAATATCTATACAACGCTAG